The following are from one region of the Denitrobacterium detoxificans genome:
- the selA gene encoding L-seryl-tRNA(Sec) selenium transferase codes for MENASRELLRALPQVEEVLKHDYMKAMLELVPHSIAADAVRSSIDGLRQRILNGETPVVTLQAVADASARAALALQRPSLRRVINASGVVIHTNLGRSVMAPEAVAAVNDAITGYSTLEYSINKMARGSRHDHYESLVCALTGAEAAIAVNNNAAAVLMVLAEFARGHEAIVSRGELVEIGGSFRIPSIMEMSNARMIDVGCTNKTHIEDYESVITPDTAMLLKVHPSNFLIQGFTETVSIQQLRALADAENAKREGEPIMVYEDQGSGAFEHLEESFGKRAESTVAQSLKAGADLVSFSGDKLLGGPQAGIICGRKELIDRLKKNPLARALRLDKMTIAALEATLRLYLGDDAKTRIPTLRMLTESAESVAERAEQLKSALLATVHPGNIAVDIVPETSRAGGGALPMYDIPTFCVEVRFLRGDAQGADEYLVKRCPVPIVARLSHERLLFDARTLLDNDEIEAIAQGVSAYFDRLGE; via the coding sequence ATGGAAAACGCATCCCGCGAACTCCTACGCGCACTTCCCCAGGTAGAGGAAGTGCTGAAACATGACTACATGAAGGCCATGCTGGAATTGGTTCCGCATTCCATTGCCGCCGACGCCGTGCGCTCGAGCATCGACGGGCTGCGCCAGCGCATCCTGAACGGGGAAACCCCCGTCGTGACCCTGCAGGCCGTGGCCGACGCATCCGCCCGCGCCGCGCTTGCCCTGCAGCGCCCCTCGCTGCGCCGCGTCATCAATGCCTCGGGCGTGGTCATCCACACGAACCTGGGCCGCAGCGTCATGGCACCCGAAGCCGTGGCCGCCGTAAACGACGCCATCACCGGCTACTCCACCCTGGAATACAGCATCAACAAGATGGCCCGCGGCAGCAGGCACGACCACTACGAAAGTCTGGTCTGCGCGCTCACGGGCGCCGAGGCCGCCATCGCCGTCAACAACAACGCCGCAGCCGTGCTCATGGTGCTCGCCGAATTTGCCCGCGGGCACGAGGCCATCGTCTCGCGCGGCGAGCTCGTGGAAATCGGTGGCTCGTTCCGCATTCCCAGCATCATGGAGATGTCGAACGCGCGCATGATCGACGTGGGCTGCACGAACAAGACGCACATCGAGGACTACGAGAGCGTCATCACGCCCGACACCGCCATGCTGCTGAAGGTGCACCCCAGCAACTTCCTCATCCAGGGCTTCACCGAGACAGTGAGCATCCAACAGCTGCGCGCCCTGGCCGACGCGGAAAACGCGAAGCGCGAAGGCGAGCCCATCATGGTATACGAAGACCAGGGCTCGGGCGCATTCGAGCACCTGGAGGAAAGCTTCGGCAAGCGCGCCGAGAGCACCGTGGCCCAGTCGCTGAAGGCTGGCGCCGACCTGGTGTCGTTCAGCGGCGACAAGCTGCTGGGCGGCCCGCAGGCAGGCATCATCTGCGGCCGCAAAGAACTCATCGACCGCCTGAAAAAGAACCCCCTTGCCCGCGCGCTGCGCCTGGACAAGATGACCATTGCCGCGCTGGAAGCCACGCTGCGTCTGTACCTGGGCGACGACGCCAAGACGCGCATCCCCACGCTGCGCATGCTCACCGAAAGCGCCGAATCCGTGGCAGAGCGCGCCGAGCAGCTGAAGAGCGCGCTGCTGGCGACGGTACACCCCGGCAATATCGCAGTGGACATCGTGCCCGAAACCTCACGTGCCGGCGGCGGCGCGCTGCCCATGTATGACATCCCCACGTTCTGCGTGGAAGTGCGCTTCCTGCGGGGCGACGCGCAGGGCGCCGACGAATACCTGGTGAAGCGCTGCCCCGTACCCATCGTGGCACGCCTTTCCCACGAACGTCTTCTATTCGACGCGCGCACGCTGCTTGACAACGATGAAATCGAGGCCATCGCCCAGGGCGTTTCGGCCTACTTCGATCGCCTAGGAGAATAA
- a CDS encoding double-cubane-cluster-containing anaerobic reductase, with protein sequence MVDRHPMWKDLGMDLETHDQLCAVLPTAFGDVYLSQENRPEGMAFWDMVVADVHGIRPAELIEEQKKGRKVFGTFCTYVPDEVVVACDGIVTGLCGGSQFWVPEGEKHLPADVCPLIKASLGARLGKTCPFFRIVDQIVGETTCDGKKKMYEIMAKDVPMHIMELPHMKRDVDVARFAQEIALFAKNVEEVTGNELTAEKLAEAIDIINNRRKALARVYETRKDPDTIPISGTDALLMMQIAFFDDPVRCAEMANKLADELEQRLVDKVSVFPAGTKRILLTGTPLAIPNWKLHHIIETSGAAIVCEENCTGTKFFTNLVDDSATTLEGQFQALAERYMKINCACFTPNEARIQEVIQLAKDYHVDGVINQNLKFCTTFKVEAPALEDALEEAGIPVLNIETDYTDNDAEQLRTRIGAFVEMLGE encoded by the coding sequence ATGGTAGACCGTCATCCTATGTGGAAAGACCTCGGAATGGATCTGGAAACGCACGATCAGCTGTGCGCGGTATTGCCCACCGCGTTTGGCGACGTGTACCTTTCCCAGGAAAACCGTCCCGAGGGCATGGCGTTCTGGGACATGGTGGTTGCCGACGTTCATGGCATTCGCCCGGCAGAGCTCATCGAGGAGCAGAAGAAGGGCCGCAAGGTATTCGGCACCTTCTGCACGTACGTTCCCGACGAAGTGGTCGTGGCGTGCGATGGCATCGTGACGGGCCTGTGCGGTGGTAGCCAGTTCTGGGTGCCGGAAGGCGAAAAGCACCTGCCTGCCGACGTGTGCCCGCTCATCAAGGCTAGCCTGGGCGCTCGCTTGGGCAAGACGTGCCCGTTCTTCCGCATCGTCGACCAGATCGTGGGCGAGACCACGTGCGATGGCAAGAAGAAGATGTACGAGATCATGGCCAAGGACGTGCCCATGCACATCATGGAGCTTCCCCACATGAAGCGTGATGTCGACGTGGCTCGCTTTGCCCAGGAAATCGCCCTGTTCGCGAAGAACGTCGAAGAGGTTACGGGCAACGAGCTCACGGCCGAGAAGCTCGCTGAGGCCATCGACATCATCAACAACCGCCGCAAGGCGCTGGCCCGCGTGTACGAGACGCGCAAGGACCCCGACACCATTCCCATTTCGGGTACCGACGCTCTGCTCATGATGCAGATCGCCTTCTTCGACGACCCCGTTCGCTGCGCCGAGATGGCCAACAAGCTGGCCGACGAGCTGGAGCAGCGCCTGGTCGACAAGGTAAGCGTGTTCCCCGCAGGCACCAAGCGCATCCTGCTCACGGGCACGCCGCTGGCCATTCCCAACTGGAAGCTGCACCACATTATCGAAACCTCGGGTGCCGCTATCGTGTGCGAGGAAAACTGCACGGGCACCAAGTTCTTCACGAATCTGGTCGACGATTCCGCAACCACTCTGGAAGGCCAGTTCCAGGCGCTGGCGGAACGCTACATGAAGATCAACTGCGCCTGCTTCACGCCGAACGAGGCGCGCATCCAGGAAGTCATTCAGCTGGCCAAGGACTACCACGTCGACGGCGTGATCAACCAGAACCTGAAGTTCTGCACCACGTTCAAGGTGGAAGCACCTGCCCTGGAAGACGCTCTGGAAGAGGCGGGCATCCCCGTGCTCAACATCGAAACCGATTACACCGACAACGACGCCGAGCAGCTGCGTACGCGTATTGGCGCGTTCGTGGAGATGCTGGGGGAATAG
- a CDS encoding DUF3343 domain-containing protein, translated as MSSLVERIEAVRRESGGVVDVYVMFDSHTDAMAMHEAARSQGLHTRISTAPRAIKASCGVTVLVSASEAVALESLAGELGLPYESFNPLPRQFDARRDTYC; from the coding sequence GTGAGCAGTCTGGTCGAGCGCATCGAAGCCGTGCGTCGCGAAAGCGGCGGGGTGGTGGACGTCTATGTGATGTTCGATAGCCATACCGACGCCATGGCCATGCACGAAGCCGCGCGCAGCCAGGGCCTGCATACGCGCATATCTACGGCGCCGCGCGCAATCAAGGCGTCGTGTGGAGTAACCGTGCTCGTATCTGCCAGCGAAGCCGTTGCGCTAGAATCGTTGGCAGGCGAGCTCGGTTTGCCCTACGAAAGTTTCAATCCGCTCCCGCGCCAATTCGACGCGCGACGCGATACGTATTGCTAG
- the yedF gene encoding sulfurtransferase-like selenium metabolism protein YedF, producing MELKVDARGDACPIPVVKTKQALGTIDEGVVEVLVDNETAVHNLENLAKSQNCEFASEQQAEDLFVVKVTKTAGSAAAPVAPAGQAGKRVVVLSGEHMGQGDDVLGGNLMKAFVFALTQQDALPDTVLLYNGGAHLSCEGSPVLDDLKALAQAGTEILTCGTCLKHYGIEDKLAVGEVTNMYVIVQKQLEAGVVVRP from the coding sequence ATGGAACTGAAAGTTGATGCTCGCGGCGATGCGTGCCCCATTCCCGTGGTGAAGACCAAGCAGGCGCTTGGCACCATCGACGAAGGCGTGGTGGAAGTGCTCGTCGACAACGAGACGGCCGTGCATAACCTGGAAAACCTGGCGAAGAGCCAGAACTGCGAGTTCGCCTCCGAGCAGCAGGCCGAAGACCTGTTCGTGGTGAAGGTCACCAAGACGGCTGGTTCCGCTGCTGCCCCGGTTGCGCCTGCTGGCCAGGCGGGCAAGCGCGTGGTCGTGCTTTCCGGCGAGCATATGGGCCAGGGCGACGACGTTCTGGGCGGCAACCTCATGAAGGCGTTCGTGTTCGCGCTTACCCAGCAGGATGCCCTGCCCGACACGGTGCTGCTGTACAACGGCGGTGCGCATCTTTCCTGCGAGGGCTCCCCGGTGCTCGACGACCTGAAGGCCCTTGCTCAGGCGGGTACCGAAATCCTTACGTGCGGCACGTGCCTGAAGCATTACGGCATCGAAGACAAGCTTGCCGTGGGCGAGGTCACGAACATGTACGTCATCGTGCAGAAGCAGCTCGAGGCGGGCGTCGTCGTTCGTCCGTAA
- a CDS encoding aminotransferase class V-fold PLP-dependent enzyme yields the protein MIYFDNAATTMQKPPEVARAVAQAINQFGGVGRGAHDAALSADMAVYIARKRIAQLLGAPSAKHVAFMLNVTEALNAVISGLLRAGDHAVTTAASHNSVLRPLYRKQDEEGVGLSILPVAPDGSISYEEFDALFTPQTKLAVVTHASNLTGDVYDIARMARIAHEHGALICVDAAQTAGVYPLCMAECGVDILAFTGHKGLMGPQGTGGLCLAEGIDLPHYNVGGSGTHSYDRQHPLFLPERLEAGTLNAHGIAGLSEGVAFIQNVGVSAVCAHEKALAQRFAQSARAISGVRLYGGGAADSVGIVALNVADVDSSVVSDVLSRDFGICTRPGAHCAPLMHEALGTSEQGAVRFSFGYFNTEAEVDEGIQALSQIAASIA from the coding sequence GTGATCTATTTCGATAACGCGGCTACTACCATGCAGAAACCGCCCGAGGTTGCTCGGGCGGTTGCCCAGGCCATCAACCAGTTTGGTGGCGTGGGCCGTGGCGCTCACGATGCCGCGCTTTCCGCCGATATGGCGGTCTACATTGCGCGCAAGCGCATTGCCCAGCTGCTGGGCGCCCCCAGCGCCAAGCATGTGGCGTTCATGCTCAACGTCACCGAGGCGCTCAACGCGGTCATCTCGGGCCTGCTGCGCGCGGGCGATCATGCGGTAACCACGGCGGCTTCGCATAATTCCGTGCTGCGCCCGCTTTACCGCAAGCAAGACGAAGAGGGCGTGGGCCTATCCATCTTGCCCGTTGCGCCCGATGGCTCCATCTCGTACGAGGAATTCGATGCGCTGTTTACCCCGCAGACCAAGCTGGCGGTGGTCACGCATGCCAGCAATCTTACGGGCGACGTGTACGACATTGCCCGCATGGCGCGCATCGCGCACGAACACGGTGCGCTCATCTGCGTCGATGCTGCCCAGACGGCGGGCGTGTATCCGCTTTGCATGGCAGAATGCGGCGTCGACATCCTAGCCTTCACGGGGCATAAGGGCCTTATGGGGCCGCAGGGCACGGGTGGCCTGTGCCTGGCAGAGGGCATCGACCTTCCGCATTACAACGTGGGCGGCAGCGGCACGCATAGCTATGATCGCCAGCATCCGCTGTTTTTGCCCGAGCGCTTGGAGGCGGGTACGCTCAACGCGCATGGCATCGCGGGCCTTTCCGAGGGCGTTGCCTTTATCCAGAACGTGGGCGTAAGCGCCGTGTGCGCGCACGAAAAGGCGCTTGCCCAGCGGTTTGCGCAATCCGCGCGCGCTATTTCCGGGGTGCGCCTGTATGGCGGCGGTGCCGCCGATTCCGTGGGCATCGTTGCCCTGAATGTGGCCGATGTCGATTCGTCGGTCGTATCCGACGTGCTTTCCCGCGATTTTGGCATTTGCACGCGTCCGGGCGCCCATTGCGCTCCTCTTATGCACGAGGCCCTGGGTACCAGCGAGCAGGGTGCAGTGCGGTTCAGTTTCGGATATTTCAATACGGAAGCGGAAGTCGACGAGGGCATTCAGGCGTTGAGCCAGATTGCCGCCTCGATCGCCTAG
- a CDS encoding DUF3343 domain-containing protein has product MPVAQKRQKTPKVVITFASTGDAMAAEDAARTHGLPGRMIPVPSEISAGCGLSWAADAADEEALLAGIAEHGVAHEGVFHVDLY; this is encoded by the coding sequence ATGCCTGTTGCGCAGAAGCGCCAGAAGACCCCGAAAGTCGTTATCACGTTCGCATCCACGGGCGATGCCATGGCGGCCGAGGATGCCGCGCGCACGCATGGCCTGCCTGGTCGCATGATTCCGGTTCCCAGCGAGATTTCCGCAGGTTGCGGGCTTTCGTGGGCTGCCGATGCGGCCGATGAGGAGGCGTTGCTCGCGGGCATTGCCGAACATGGCGTGGCCCACGAGGGCGTGTTCCACGTAGATTTGTATTAG
- a CDS encoding acyl-CoA dehydratase activase: MYAIGIDIGSTAAKAAVLQDGALVYTVVEPTGFSSVEASERLSARLAEAGFPTDGAASVVSTGYGRVAVPYASKNVTEITCHGRGASFLFGGNGLVIDVGGQDTKVISLVDGKVRKFLMNDKCAAGTGKFLEIMADRMGVSQEEMANLARAGQPTPISSMCTVFAESEVISLIGKGEPRENIANGVIESVCSRVATLAGGMAGQDCYLTGGLCENAYVVERLSSHLSRSVSTCPEARFAGAIGAALS; the protein is encoded by the coding sequence ATGTACGCAATTGGCATTGACATTGGCAGCACTGCGGCCAAGGCGGCCGTGCTGCAAGACGGCGCGTTGGTCTATACCGTGGTGGAGCCCACGGGCTTTTCCAGCGTGGAGGCATCGGAGCGGCTTTCGGCGCGTCTTGCCGAAGCGGGGTTTCCCACAGACGGCGCCGCTTCGGTGGTGTCCACGGGGTATGGCCGCGTTGCCGTGCCCTACGCAAGCAAGAACGTCACCGAAATCACCTGCCATGGTAGGGGTGCGTCGTTCCTCTTTGGGGGAAACGGCCTGGTGATCGATGTGGGTGGCCAGGACACGAAGGTCATTTCGCTGGTGGATGGCAAGGTGCGCAAGTTCCTCATGAACGACAAGTGCGCCGCTGGCACGGGCAAGTTCCTGGAAATCATGGCCGATCGCATGGGCGTCAGCCAGGAGGAAATGGCCAACCTCGCCCGCGCGGGCCAGCCTACGCCCATTTCCAGCATGTGCACCGTCTTTGCGGAAAGCGAGGTCATCAGCCTCATTGGCAAGGGCGAACCGCGCGAGAACATCGCCAATGGCGTCATCGAATCGGTTTGCTCGCGCGTTGCCACGCTGGCGGGCGGCATGGCGGGGCAAGATTGCTATCTTACGGGCGGCTTGTGCGAAAACGCCTACGTGGTCGAGCGCTTGTCGTCGCATCTTTCGCGTTCGGTTTCCACGTGCCCCGAAGCGCGCTTCGCGGGCGCCATTGGGGCGGCTCTGTCGTAA
- a CDS encoding Na+/H+ antiporter NhaC family protein: MVEKDTKSALALVPFLTFIVIYLGAGIILQAQGVEMAFYQFPAVTAVFVAAIVAFILFHRHGIHENFATFARGAGSEDIMTMLMIFLLAGAFSEVAGAMGGIESTVNLCVSFLPPAWLVVGMFVISAFLSTATGTSMGTLGALVPIALGIANAAGLDLSIVVASCIGGAMFGDNLSMISDTTIASTRTQGVELKDKFRANFFCALPAAVLTIVLMLVFAPIAATGAAEVGSYDLLKVLPYVLVLVLALVGLNVFLVLVSGIAVAGIIGIAYGDLTVLTFSTEIWLGFQNMIEVFILSIFIGGIAELTKEHGGLNWLIDKIGGALRGKRSAQVGLCALAGLTDAATANNTIAILVDGEVARDISQKYRIDPRRTASILDTFTCIVQGLIPYGAQFLLVVSLTGGAVNILDVIPYNFYLFLLAVFTLLSIFIPAYEKLTLKGEWDWEAGKPAGE, translated from the coding sequence ATGGTGGAAAAGGATACGAAGAGCGCGCTCGCACTCGTTCCGTTCCTGACGTTTATCGTCATTTATTTGGGGGCGGGGATTATCCTGCAGGCGCAGGGCGTCGAGATGGCGTTTTACCAGTTCCCTGCGGTTACCGCCGTGTTCGTGGCGGCAATCGTCGCCTTTATTCTGTTCCATCGCCATGGCATCCACGAGAACTTTGCCACGTTTGCGCGTGGCGCAGGGAGCGAAGACATCATGACCATGCTCATGATCTTCCTGCTTGCGGGCGCGTTTTCCGAAGTAGCGGGGGCCATGGGAGGCATCGAATCCACGGTCAACCTGTGCGTTTCGTTCTTGCCTCCGGCGTGGCTCGTCGTGGGCATGTTCGTGATTTCGGCATTCCTCTCCACGGCAACGGGCACCTCCATGGGCACGCTCGGCGCACTCGTGCCTATTGCCCTGGGCATCGCGAATGCCGCTGGGCTCGACCTTTCCATCGTGGTTGCCTCGTGCATTGGCGGTGCCATGTTCGGCGACAACCTGTCCATGATTTCCGACACCACCATCGCCTCCACGCGCACGCAGGGCGTAGAGCTGAAGGACAAGTTCCGCGCGAACTTCTTCTGCGCGCTGCCCGCAGCGGTGCTCACCATCGTTCTCATGCTCGTTTTCGCGCCTATCGCCGCTACGGGTGCGGCAGAAGTTGGCAGCTACGATTTGCTGAAGGTGCTGCCCTATGTGCTGGTTCTGGTGCTCGCCCTGGTGGGACTGAACGTGTTTCTGGTGCTCGTTTCGGGCATCGCCGTGGCTGGCATCATTGGCATCGCGTATGGCGACCTTACCGTCCTGACCTTCTCCACCGAGATCTGGCTGGGCTTCCAGAACATGATCGAGGTGTTCATCCTCTCCATCTTCATTGGCGGCATTGCCGAGCTCACCAAGGAACATGGTGGCCTGAACTGGCTTATCGACAAGATTGGTGGGGCCTTGCGCGGCAAGCGCTCGGCGCAGGTGGGGCTGTGCGCCCTGGCCGGTCTTACCGATGCTGCAACCGCCAACAACACCATCGCCATTCTGGTGGATGGCGAAGTGGCGCGCGATATCAGCCAGAAGTATCGTATCGACCCGCGTCGTACCGCATCCATTCTGGACACCTTTACGTGCATCGTGCAGGGGCTCATTCCCTATGGTGCGCAGTTCCTGCTCGTGGTAAGCCTTACGGGTGGTGCGGTGAACATCCTCGATGTGATTCCCTACAACTTCTACCTGTTCCTGCTCGCCGTCTTCACGTTGCTCTCCATCTTCATTCCCGCGTACGAGAAGCTTACGCTGAAGGGCGAATGGGACTGGGAAGCGGGCAAGCCCGCAGGGGAGTAA
- the selD gene encoding selenide, water dikinase SelD, whose protein sequence is MEQFASCSIPQPVFKEGERIRLTKLTQKGGUAAKWSPGDLQTIMEKIAPVVSPDLLLGFDTSDDAAVYKINDDTAAVLTLDFFTPVVDDPYEFGAIAAANALSDVFAMGATPLTALNILAFPVSLGTDVVAEVMRGGSDKVREAGAFTVGGHSIDDDEPKYGLSVFGTVRPDRIIRNAGAQEGDVLFYTKTIGTGIMNAAFRVGRETDETMRPVIESMMELNKAGAAAMRAIHPHAATDITGFGLAGHLHEMLEPSGVSACLNWESIPLFNNVYKHSSDYCRPGKTFNIVRWAEPFVKRGTLDEIEFDNRMGVLCDPQTSGGLLVSVAPEEADTFDEAFFNETGRHAARIGEVMAGPAGMIFLR, encoded by the coding sequence ATGGAACAATTCGCAAGCTGCAGCATTCCCCAACCCGTATTCAAGGAAGGCGAGCGCATCAGGCTCACCAAGCTCACGCAAAAGGGCGGTTGAGCCGCGAAATGGAGTCCGGGAGACCTCCAAACGATAATGGAAAAGATTGCACCCGTCGTCTCGCCCGACCTGCTTCTGGGCTTCGACACGAGCGACGATGCAGCCGTGTACAAGATCAACGACGACACGGCCGCCGTGCTCACGCTCGACTTCTTTACGCCCGTGGTCGACGACCCGTACGAATTCGGGGCCATCGCCGCAGCCAACGCGCTTTCCGACGTGTTTGCCATGGGCGCCACGCCGCTTACCGCGCTGAACATCCTGGCCTTCCCCGTTTCCCTGGGAACCGATGTGGTGGCCGAGGTCATGCGCGGGGGCAGCGACAAGGTTCGCGAAGCCGGCGCGTTCACCGTGGGCGGGCATTCCATCGACGACGACGAACCCAAGTACGGCCTGTCGGTCTTTGGCACGGTGCGCCCCGATCGCATCATTCGCAATGCCGGCGCCCAAGAAGGCGACGTGCTGTTCTACACGAAGACCATCGGCACGGGCATTATGAACGCGGCATTCCGCGTGGGTCGCGAGACCGACGAGACCATGCGGCCCGTCATCGAGTCGATGATGGAACTGAACAAGGCGGGCGCCGCAGCCATGCGCGCAATACATCCGCATGCCGCCACCGACATCACCGGCTTTGGCCTGGCGGGCCATCTGCACGAGATGCTGGAGCCCAGCGGCGTGTCCGCATGCCTGAACTGGGAGAGCATTCCCCTGTTCAACAACGTGTACAAGCACTCGAGCGATTACTGCCGCCCCGGCAAGACGTTCAACATCGTGCGCTGGGCGGAACCATTCGTGAAGCGCGGCACGCTCGACGAAATCGAATTCGACAACCGCATGGGCGTCCTCTGCGACCCGCAAACCTCGGGTGGCCTGCTCGTATCCGTAGCCCCCGAAGAAGCAGATACATTCGACGAAGCCTTCTTCAACGAAACGGGCCGTCATGCCGCGCGCATTGGCGAGGTCATGGCCGGCCCGGCTGGAATGATCTTCCTTCGCTAG